A stretch of Aureispira sp. CCB-E DNA encodes these proteins:
- a CDS encoding transposase: MIKRKSSHLPDIGSGLPQDIDAASRVVHAKRFLSNKWTDYKVHYLPFLIAFLRFALSKKNNNQDISLVIDGSQMGSKHVALVVSLAWKKRSIPICWVIRKGRKGHFPQQMHLDIIQQAAEILKPILFTQTKVTLLGDGEFDGASIQQLCRLKLGWKYAVRTAKNTILHEQGDCFKPRFTKVPDGETFLFIPSVEFSKEKIQDVNFLHWHDPKYDEPIFLISNLDDPFEIIRQYELRFSIETMFKDFKSRGFNMHKTRLKEAYDIFNLLIVGALAFCFIMGFGALHQNSPVKKKVQEKQNQQFSIFTLGLKLVHYFIEREIPFVFSLIFSKNSS, encoded by the coding sequence ATGATTAAACGAAAAAGTAGCCATTTGCCAGATATAGGTAGTGGTTTACCTCAAGATATAGATGCCGCAAGTCGAGTTGTTCATGCCAAACGATTTCTGTCAAATAAGTGGACAGATTACAAGGTACATTATCTTCCCTTTCTAATTGCATTTTTACGTTTTGCTTTATCCAAAAAGAATAATAATCAAGACATTAGTTTAGTAATAGATGGGAGTCAAATGGGAAGTAAACATGTCGCTCTTGTTGTCAGTCTAGCTTGGAAAAAACGTAGTATTCCTATTTGTTGGGTAATCAGAAAAGGGCGTAAAGGACATTTCCCCCAACAAATGCATTTAGACATTATTCAACAAGCAGCCGAAATCTTAAAACCGATTCTTTTTACTCAAACTAAAGTGACTTTATTAGGAGATGGAGAGTTTGATGGAGCATCTATACAGCAATTATGTCGCCTAAAGTTAGGCTGGAAATATGCTGTAAGAACAGCCAAGAATACAATTTTACATGAGCAAGGAGACTGTTTTAAACCTCGATTTACAAAAGTACCAGATGGAGAAACATTTTTGTTTATCCCATCTGTTGAGTTTTCTAAAGAGAAAATTCAAGATGTAAATTTTCTGCATTGGCATGATCCTAAATATGATGAGCCAATATTTTTGATTAGTAATCTAGATGACCCCTTTGAAATTATAAGGCAATATGAACTGCGTTTTTCAATTGAAACCATGTTCAAAGATTTCAAATCAAGAGGATTTAATATGCATAAAACAAGATTAAAGGAAGCTTATGACATATTTAATCTGTTGATTGTTGGTGCATTAGCTTTTTGTTTTATTATGGGATTTGGTGCTTTACATCAAAACAGTCCAGTAAAAAAGAAAGTTCAAGAAAAACAAAATCAACAGTTTTCAATTTTTACATTGGGCTTAAAATTAGTTCATTATTTTATTGAAAGGGAAATCCCTTTCGTCTTTTCTCTCATATTTTCAAAGAACTCGTCTTAG
- a CDS encoding SMI1/KNR4 family protein has protein sequence MQSNITENPPLSLAHKVLITLGKLAQRADVSVDIRTSFNESLSEKWIQKLPSDMAAFFRQINGIYYAWSFLDEQTIQGIYFHHLQENGKKIVNQKTGFFSLPCFSTTGKVAKELPLLDQNGAKWKTKGEAIFFEGTQDSKGTFLFIDKTGEETIYDWSNDGEALKIADSFSEYIEQCIRNNFAGSASNILERLNESTKLRTPFEVSIEAIESIDHSVLLEYNGNKLFSKHFDAIMKAFGRKERAAKHSNTKGAVFSELFDDLASITEAQAAIILAGFGFSNGTKEQLVSFFHLNTALTRLDIGLKYKPTEGIPNAKDYDGWKDKRTLARAISLVPELKKLIQQPPFHPDLIPFVQEHHNHSWTPFVACIHTEHNNRQRKTVFSVLYPTDVTTELQTGNKFMSTAPPVVPTVFNKVLLEHPKLVETN, from the coding sequence ATGCAATCAAACATCACAGAAAATCCCCCACTTTCATTGGCTCATAAAGTACTAATTACGTTAGGTAAATTAGCGCAAAGAGCAGATGTTTCTGTTGATATTCGTACCTCTTTTAATGAATCATTATCTGAAAAGTGGATTCAAAAGTTACCAAGTGATATGGCTGCCTTTTTCCGCCAAATCAATGGTATATATTATGCTTGGTCTTTTTTGGACGAACAGACGATTCAAGGCATCTATTTCCATCACCTACAAGAGAATGGGAAAAAAATTGTCAATCAAAAAACAGGATTTTTTAGCTTGCCCTGTTTTAGCACCACGGGAAAAGTGGCTAAAGAACTGCCACTTCTAGATCAAAATGGTGCTAAATGGAAAACAAAAGGAGAAGCAATCTTTTTCGAAGGAACACAAGACTCCAAAGGAACATTTTTATTTATAGACAAAACAGGGGAAGAAACTATTTACGACTGGAGCAATGACGGTGAGGCGCTCAAAATTGCAGACTCTTTTTCAGAATATATAGAACAATGTATCCGTAATAATTTTGCAGGTTCTGCTAGTAATATTTTAGAGCGACTCAACGAATCTACTAAGTTGCGAACACCTTTTGAAGTTTCGATTGAGGCAATTGAGTCAATTGACCATAGTGTATTGCTTGAATACAACGGTAATAAATTGTTTTCAAAACACTTTGATGCAATTATGAAAGCCTTTGGTCGTAAAGAAAGAGCCGCTAAGCATTCCAATACTAAAGGTGCTGTTTTCTCAGAGTTGTTTGATGACCTTGCAAGCATTACTGAAGCGCAAGCTGCTATCATCTTAGCTGGTTTTGGTTTTTCAAATGGCACAAAAGAACAATTGGTCTCTTTTTTCCATCTCAATACCGCTCTAACTCGCCTAGATATTGGACTGAAATACAAACCTACAGAGGGTATTCCCAATGCTAAGGATTATGATGGATGGAAAGATAAGCGCACTTTAGCAAGAGCTATAAGCCTTGTGCCTGAATTAAAAAAACTTATACAACAGCCCCCTTTTCATCCCGATTTAATCCCCTTTGTCCAAGAACACCACAATCATTCTTGGACTCCTTTTGTTGCTTGCATACATACAGAGCATAACAATCGCCAAAGAAAGACTGTTTTCTCCGTATTGTATCCAACTGATGTGACAACAGAACTACAAACGGGGAACAAATTCATGTCAACAGCACCTCCTGTTGTCCCTACCGTGTTTAATAAAGTTCTCCTAGAACACCCCAAACTAGTAGAAACTAATTAA
- a CDS encoding alpha/beta hydrolase — MSKLKKGKDYKVASTKYGLVRFTEIGPKNGEVILFSTGGGASFMSVHAFEWLVAEGFRVIAINRPGYFDLPIKDSYTLESHADIYHEVINYLGVKDKIHVFGVSMGGLSALYYAQKYPTQSLVLWSSVSGKYCINEQAANSGLGRLVLSKSGKNIISWLLLTSAKLFPKKTIETFLKTEADLDRQERILLAKQIVQNQSRKKEFMTFVKSMTPMGALYEGMMDEVAKAANLQTVDWTNITCPTFAVHSIVDIDVSIEHAQRLEKMIPAIKMMYVRAGGHFVWWGEEGEQVKHATKDFLLKVTSIQ, encoded by the coding sequence ATGTCAAAACTAAAAAAAGGCAAGGATTACAAAGTGGCTTCTACAAAGTATGGGTTGGTACGATTTACAGAAATAGGTCCAAAGAATGGGGAGGTTATTCTATTCTCGACAGGGGGAGGAGCGAGCTTTATGTCTGTTCATGCTTTTGAGTGGTTGGTAGCAGAAGGTTTTAGAGTGATAGCAATCAATCGTCCTGGATATTTCGATTTGCCGATTAAAGACTCTTATACACTTGAAAGTCATGCAGATATTTATCATGAAGTAATTAACTATTTAGGAGTTAAGGATAAAATCCATGTTTTTGGAGTCTCCATGGGAGGCTTGTCAGCATTGTATTATGCACAAAAATATCCTACCCAATCCTTAGTTTTGTGGAGTTCTGTTTCTGGTAAATATTGTATTAATGAGCAAGCTGCAAACTCTGGACTGGGCAGACTGGTGCTATCGAAAAGTGGAAAAAATATTATTTCGTGGTTATTACTTACTTCCGCTAAATTGTTTCCCAAAAAAACAATTGAAACATTTCTAAAAACGGAAGCAGACTTGGATCGTCAAGAACGAATATTACTCGCAAAACAAATCGTTCAAAATCAGAGTCGTAAAAAAGAATTTATGACTTTTGTGAAATCTATGACTCCAATGGGGGCTTTGTACGAAGGTATGATGGATGAAGTCGCGAAAGCTGCGAATTTGCAAACGGTTGACTGGACCAATATAACTTGCCCAACTTTTGCAGTACATTCTATCGTTGATATAGATGTTTCGATAGAGCATGCTCAGCGACTTGAGAAAATGATACCTGCTATTAAAATGATGTATGTAAGAGCGGGGGGGCATTTTGTTTGGTGGGGAGAAGAAGGCGAGCAGGTGAAGCATGCTACTAAGGATTTTTTATTAAAAGTGACCTCTATACAGTAA
- the rsgA gene encoding ribosome small subunit-dependent GTPase A gives MKNKALGYKDYLDKLRIENDNFGEYEIGRVIAEHKERYIVKHEKGEFEAEITGKLRFSANSREDFPAVGDWVALMNVSEGADFVIIHSILPRFSILSRQAVNKFGELQIIATNIDYGLIVQSVNRDFNVNRLERYLTLCYSSKIEPIIVISKIDLVDKQTLSDLLEKIRNRVDNVSIVPVSNETQAGLKHLEAFMYEGKTYCLLGSSGVGKSSLINSLSGKHLMNTGTIGNHSDRGKHVTTHRELIQLRNGAILIDNPGMREVGITDALDGLENTFEKIQNLIQDCKFSNCTHTAEKGCAVQLAIQSGAIDVSYFENYLKMEREREHYESTVAEKRKKDKDFGKMIKHYKKNNKFDKY, from the coding sequence ATGAAAAATAAAGCGTTAGGATATAAGGATTATCTTGATAAATTGAGGATAGAAAATGATAACTTTGGAGAATATGAAATTGGTCGAGTTATCGCTGAGCATAAAGAACGATATATTGTTAAGCATGAAAAAGGAGAATTTGAAGCTGAAATTACAGGCAAATTAAGATTTTCTGCGAATAGTCGAGAAGATTTTCCAGCCGTTGGAGATTGGGTGGCATTAATGAATGTGAGTGAAGGAGCTGATTTCGTAATTATACATAGCATTTTGCCAAGATTTTCGATTCTTTCAAGACAAGCAGTCAATAAGTTTGGAGAATTGCAAATTATTGCAACCAATATCGATTATGGATTAATTGTTCAATCAGTCAATAGAGATTTTAATGTTAATCGATTGGAACGCTACTTGACACTTTGTTATTCTTCTAAGATTGAACCAATCATTGTCATATCTAAAATTGATTTAGTAGATAAACAAACGTTGAGTGATTTATTAGAAAAAATAAGAAATAGAGTGGATAATGTTTCTATTGTTCCTGTGAGCAACGAAACGCAAGCTGGATTGAAGCATTTGGAGGCGTTTATGTATGAGGGCAAAACTTATTGCCTCTTGGGATCGTCAGGAGTAGGAAAGTCATCGTTGATAAACAGTTTAAGTGGAAAGCATTTGATGAATACAGGGACAATTGGCAATCATAGTGATAGAGGAAAACACGTAACAACACATCGGGAGTTAATTCAATTGCGAAACGGGGCTATACTTATTGATAATCCAGGTATGCGAGAAGTTGGTATTACAGATGCTTTGGATGGGCTGGAAAATACATTTGAAAAAATACAAAACTTAATACAAGATTGTAAATTCTCAAATTGTACGCATACTGCTGAGAAAGGCTGTGCTGTTCAGTTAGCGATACAAAGTGGAGCAATAGATGTGTCTTATTTTGAAAATTACTTAAAAATGGAGCGTGAACGAGAACATTATGAATCTACTGTTGCCGAAAAACGTAAAAAAGATAAAGATTTTGGAAAAATGATTAAACACTATAAAAAGAATAATAAGTTTGATAAGTATTAA
- a CDS encoding MBL fold metallo-hydrolase, which produces MVTISISEKRNPIPQQISIGKGATLTTWGAIKVNQSHFFPSSFQLKTDDFVLYIDPVAIETTEKADFILITHAHPDHFSIKDIKQLLKKDTHIICAVTVFKKLKNITDKIQVMKPNEQLNFETLNINTVFAYNTKPVFLWLKAHPKSKQNVGYILTLKNGVRIYHAGDTDYIPEIKKLNKIEVILVPIGGERLTMDGEAAAKIVNEIQPKIAIPMHYEIHNNKELNRFKNLVNKKIKVVELGK; this is translated from the coding sequence ATGGTAACTATAAGTATAAGTGAAAAGAGAAACCCTATTCCACAACAAATAAGCATAGGAAAAGGGGCAACGTTAACTACTTGGGGAGCAATAAAAGTCAATCAATCTCATTTTTTTCCATCAAGTTTTCAATTAAAAACAGATGACTTTGTTCTTTATATAGATCCTGTAGCTATCGAAACAACAGAGAAAGCTGATTTTATTTTAATTACTCATGCACATCCAGATCATTTCTCTATTAAGGATATCAAACAGTTACTAAAAAAAGATACCCATATCATTTGCGCTGTGACAGTGTTTAAAAAGCTAAAAAACATTACTGATAAAATCCAAGTAATGAAGCCTAATGAGCAACTAAATTTTGAAACGCTTAACATCAATACTGTTTTTGCTTATAACACCAAACCTGTCTTTTTGTGGCTGAAAGCACATCCCAAATCGAAACAAAATGTAGGATATATACTTACATTAAAAAATGGAGTAAGAATCTATCATGCAGGTGATACAGATTATATTCCAGAAATAAAAAAATTAAATAAAATTGAAGTCATCTTGGTACCAATAGGAGGGGAGAGATTGACGATGGATGGAGAAGCAGCGGCAAAAATTGTAAATGAAATTCAACCTAAAATAGCTATTCCAATGCATTATGAAATCCACAATAATAAGGAACTGAATCGATTCAAAAACCTAGTAAACAAGAAGATAAAGGTGGTTGAATTGGGGAAATAG
- a CDS encoding TetR/AcrR family transcriptional regulator, which yields MWLLSTCKLGAFSMREIEKKWLEAGYQYFANEGPKGLKIEQLSRKVGKNKSSFYHLFVDLEVFIDSLLKFHLKQAKIISEKESKAESEEELIAIILEHKMDLLFNRQLRIHREQLRFEECLRRISQFSTQGLLPIWKNIISLSENTSLALMMLHFGLDNFYLQISMETLNESWLKAYFSDIRKMVVLFKRTF from the coding sequence ATGTGGTTATTAAGTACTTGTAAATTGGGAGCATTTAGTATGAGAGAAATAGAAAAAAAATGGTTAGAAGCAGGGTATCAATATTTTGCTAATGAAGGACCAAAAGGACTGAAAATAGAACAATTATCAAGAAAAGTCGGCAAGAATAAATCCTCATTTTATCATTTGTTTGTTGACTTAGAAGTTTTTATAGATAGTTTGTTGAAATTTCATTTGAAGCAGGCTAAGATTATTTCAGAAAAAGAATCTAAGGCAGAAAGTGAGGAAGAACTCATAGCAATTATTTTAGAGCATAAGATGGACTTGTTATTCAATCGCCAATTGAGAATCCATCGAGAGCAATTAAGATTTGAAGAGTGTCTTAGACGTATTAGCCAGTTTTCTACTCAAGGGTTACTTCCTATCTGGAAGAACATCATTTCCTTATCAGAAAATACTTCTTTAGCTCTTATGATGTTGCATTTTGGGCTAGATAACTTTTACTTACAAATATCAATGGAGACCTTGAATGAATCATGGTTAAAGGCATACTTTTCGGATATTCGAAAAATGGTCGTGCTTTTTAAGCGAACATTTTAG
- a CDS encoding LytTR family DNA-binding domain-containing protein — translation MSKLKTIIIDDEASAQENLCLLADRFLPNVSIVGVFDNLMDGVDFIKKNKIDLVFLDVDMPNYAGYEIVNFVDCESFEIIFVTAYDKYAVKAFELSATDYLLKPIDIDRLKQAVQKVERNYQLLNDSEEYQALNRGVNLSFKNKIKIFNKFIVPASIIAIEAEGAYSKIYFDDATDYLVSKSLGQFEKELSEFQFFFRTHKSWLVNLNQVESLNNGAYIIYLKNQVKAKVSRYKIQKFKALFS, via the coding sequence ATGAGCAAACTAAAAACAATAATTATTGACGATGAGGCTAGCGCACAAGAAAATCTTTGTCTATTAGCAGATCGTTTTTTACCTAATGTTAGCATAGTTGGGGTTTTTGATAATTTGATGGATGGTGTCGATTTTATTAAAAAAAATAAAATTGATTTGGTTTTCTTGGACGTAGATATGCCTAACTATGCTGGTTATGAAATTGTTAATTTTGTAGATTGTGAATCGTTTGAAATTATTTTTGTGACCGCTTATGATAAGTATGCTGTTAAAGCATTTGAGTTATCTGCTACGGATTATTTATTAAAACCTATTGATATTGATAGGTTAAAACAAGCCGTGCAGAAGGTGGAAAGAAATTATCAATTATTGAATGACTCAGAAGAATATCAAGCACTCAACAGGGGAGTAAATTTATCGTTTAAAAACAAAATTAAAATATTTAACAAGTTTATTGTACCTGCTTCAATTATTGCAATAGAAGCAGAAGGAGCTTATTCTAAAATTTACTTTGATGATGCAACCGATTATTTAGTCAGCAAAAGTTTGGGGCAGTTTGAAAAAGAGCTATCGGAATTTCAATTTTTTTTTAGAACACATAAGTCTTGGCTAGTTAATTTGAATCAAGTGGAAAGCTTAAACAATGGGGCTTATATTATTTATCTGAAAAACCAGGTTAAAGCCAAAGTCTCTAGATACAAAATTCAAAAATTTAAAGCATTATTTAGCTAA
- a CDS encoding histidine kinase, with protein sequence MKYIYLGVLLLLQLNLGAQSKFNDTEYFLIDSLETIRLSQNDSLVLVTSMEAYHNSKHDTIRLKVLEDLIDNCWNEEVWPRYNAFLLDLAQKLAAQYSPNSIEYQKCIYYKGIAYGNRGYFYDEDGDYINAKKEYLTALDIFTEIDNIQGQGKIYNALAGISENLGDIREAIDYYSLALKLAEASKDLSGIANASLNIGSLHLQLGTRKEALNFLQISLDAARENDDFRIIGSVLVSEGKILVLADSLEEAEENCVEALKNFDKAGAKLDALQVHLLMGEIKVIQKDYGGAETEFQHILEIANIYGSLEYIIVANNSLAELKLIEEDYDLAEKYALESYKIAKTLNFYSGIEAASGKLTKIYEEKKHYQKANYFLNEYANTRDSLRMKSFERKIFQESAKYEFEKIAKIKEVEHQNEILRTEVEKKRLGYIVLSALLILLVVVVALMIIYSRMKVIRQQKMELDAAYSELEERKNDEILVSNLKALQSQMNPHFIFNALNSIQTLVLKGDVDNSYSYINKFADLVRQTLMFSERPLISFEEEVGLLENYLTLEKLRFRDNFNYSIKTNQVGNIMVPSMLLQPLLENALKHGLLHKKSDKLLTIDFELDEVLKCTIVDNGIGRKAAEQINKRRNQKHQSFALEALRKRFEFLKRKMNVENIGFHYEDLYEDNHATGTKVVVIIPFVKQ encoded by the coding sequence ATGAAATATATATATTTAGGAGTCCTCTTGTTATTACAATTAAACTTGGGGGCACAATCTAAATTTAATGATACGGAGTATTTTCTAATTGATTCGTTAGAAACCATTCGTCTTTCGCAAAATGATTCTCTTGTGTTGGTGACAAGTATGGAGGCTTACCATAATTCAAAACACGATACTATCCGCTTGAAAGTATTGGAAGATTTGATTGATAATTGTTGGAACGAAGAGGTATGGCCTAGGTACAATGCTTTTTTGTTGGATCTTGCGCAAAAATTGGCTGCTCAGTATTCACCTAATTCTATAGAATATCAAAAATGTATTTATTATAAAGGGATAGCTTATGGGAATAGGGGGTATTTTTATGACGAAGATGGTGATTACATAAATGCCAAGAAAGAATACTTAACGGCGTTAGATATTTTTACAGAAATTGATAATATACAAGGGCAGGGCAAAATATACAATGCTTTGGCTGGTATCAGTGAAAACTTAGGAGATATTCGAGAAGCAATTGACTACTATTCATTGGCTTTAAAATTAGCTGAGGCTTCTAAGGATTTGAGTGGAATTGCTAATGCTAGCTTAAACATTGGAAGTTTACATCTACAATTAGGGACTAGAAAAGAGGCGCTTAATTTTTTGCAAATTTCCTTGGATGCTGCTAGAGAAAATGATGATTTTAGAATAATTGGATCTGTTTTGGTTTCCGAAGGAAAAATTTTAGTCTTGGCAGATAGTTTGGAAGAAGCAGAAGAAAATTGTGTAGAAGCTCTGAAAAATTTTGATAAAGCTGGAGCAAAATTGGATGCTTTGCAGGTGCATTTACTAATGGGGGAGATTAAGGTAATACAGAAAGATTATGGTGGAGCCGAAACAGAATTTCAACATATTTTAGAAATAGCCAATATTTATGGGAGTTTGGAATATATTATTGTTGCTAACAACAGCTTAGCAGAGTTAAAATTAATCGAGGAGGACTATGACCTTGCAGAGAAGTATGCTTTAGAAAGCTATAAAATAGCTAAAACGCTTAATTTTTATAGTGGAATAGAGGCTGCTTCTGGGAAACTGACAAAAATCTATGAGGAAAAAAAACACTACCAAAAGGCAAACTATTTTTTAAATGAATATGCTAATACTCGAGATAGCTTAAGAATGAAATCGTTTGAACGAAAGATTTTTCAAGAATCGGCTAAATATGAATTTGAAAAAATAGCAAAAATAAAAGAAGTTGAACATCAAAATGAGATTTTGAGAACAGAGGTGGAGAAGAAACGACTTGGTTATATTGTATTGAGTGCCTTATTGATCTTATTGGTAGTGGTGGTGGCTTTGATGATTATTTATTCTAGAATGAAAGTTATCAGACAGCAAAAAATGGAACTGGATGCAGCTTATAGTGAATTGGAGGAAAGAAAAAATGATGAAATATTAGTATCCAATCTCAAAGCATTACAATCTCAAATGAATCCTCATTTTATCTTTAATGCCTTAAATTCTATTCAAACTTTGGTGTTAAAAGGTGATGTTGATAATTCTTATTCTTATATCAATAAGTTTGCAGATTTGGTGCGGCAAACTTTAATGTTTTCGGAAAGACCTTTGATCTCATTTGAAGAAGAAGTTGGATTGCTTGAAAATTATTTGACATTAGAAAAGTTAAGATTTAGAGATAATTTTAATTATAGCATCAAAACGAATCAGGTTGGAAATATAATGGTGCCCTCGATGTTGTTACAACCGCTGTTAGAAAATGCTTTGAAACATGGATTGTTGCACAAAAAATCAGATAAATTATTGACGATTGATTTTGAGTTGGATGAGGTGCTAAAATGTACTATTGTTGACAATGGAATTGGTCGAAAAGCAGCCGAGCAAATTAATAAACGTCGGAACCAAAAACACCAATCATTTGCATTGGAGGCTCTAAGGAAAAGATTTGAATTTTTGAAACGAAAAATGAATGTAGAGAATATTGGATTTCATTATGAAGATCTTTATGAAGACAACCACGCTACAGGGACAAAAGTAGTGGTAATTATACCTTTTGTAAAGCAGTAG